One genomic segment of Theobroma cacao cultivar B97-61/B2 chromosome 6, Criollo_cocoa_genome_V2, whole genome shotgun sequence includes these proteins:
- the LOC18596884 gene encoding uncharacterized protein LOC18596884, with protein MIVRTYGRRNRGLTRTFSDSLDDDVSDSPPLSQETAPSQDIYSFPFTSQESSSFWPSSQEFNDDVYKNQVTTHRTTSNFDFDDSRNGVVRRSKKQKKNQSKTEVGYSSMPWISSTSTLMEAQEFGEMMEHVDEVNFALDGLKKGQPVRIRRASFLSLLSICGTAQQRRLLRTHGMAKTIIDAILGLNFDDTPSNLAAVALFYVLTSDGQDEHLLESPSCIRFLIKLLKPVIPTAKENKTGKVGSKLLALRKGADMSRDTTKMLDSSSAAIISKVEEILVSCKEMKSRHGDDSGLRRPELIPKWIALLTLEKACLSKISLEDTTGTVRKTGGNFKEKLRELGGLDAVFEVAMECHSVMEVRVKQSLPSPHIEDKKDVQSLVLLSKCLKIMENAAFLSSDNQSHLLEMKGQLNSDGCRLSFTRLVISVIKILSGLYLKSSSASSSTERAFSNSKARVDTDELALAADCKVGRHDVISVNSSEKSSSLEWSFSEKSFNISQSDPGPSTHCLGRSVSSFRSTPTSTNDSYLLKMRIHSSLSSSSSGKLGSSDDGIPVTSNGSGTLCERPDDTKAGKWQLLEDSQDPYAFGEDDFVPSKWDLLSRKQKIPRTKKHEKLGLRNGEIQDEHQFQFTISQQESSNGEICQTEFTNEEYRHSNATSGSQSAEEEYSSLLSDCLLAAVKVLMNLTNDNPLGCQQIAASGALETLSTLIASHFPSFCSYLPRVSEMEENSLSLELHDRNDRPLTDPELDFLVAILGLLVNLVEKDEHNRSRLAAASVFVPNSEGLAEKSQMAVIPLLCAIFLANQGEDDAAGEVLPWNDEAAVLQEEKEAEKMILEAYAALLLAFLSTESKSTRNAIADCLPNHSLAILVPVLERFVAFHFTLNMISPETHKAVVEVIESCRIP; from the exons ATGATCGTTCGGACTTACGGTCGCCGCAACCGTGGTTTAACCAGGACATTCTCCGACTCTCTGGACGACGACGTCTCCGACTCCCCTCCCCTCTCCCAAGAAACGGCGCCGTCTCAGGACATCTACAGTTTCCCTTTTACCTCTCAAGAGTCCTCTTCTTTTTGGCCATCCTCTCAAGAATTCAACGACGACGTTTACAAAAACCAAGTAACGACCCATAGAACAACTAGTAATTTCGATTTTGACGATTCGCGAAACGGCGTCGTCAGGAGATCCAAGAAACAGAAGAAAAATCAGAGCAAAACCGAGGTAGGGTATTCTTCTATGCCCTGGATTTCGTCGACTTCGACTCTGATGGAGGCTCAAGAATTCGGGGAAATGATGGAGCACGTTGACGAGGTTAATTTCGCGCTTGATGGGTTAAAGAAAGGCCAGCCAGTGAGGATCAGAAGAGCGAGTTTCTTGTCTCTGCTTTCAATTTGCGGCACAGCCCAACAGAGGAGACTTTTGAGAACTCATGG GATGGCAAAGACAATAATCGATGCTATTTTGGGCCTCAACTTTGATGACACCCCAAGCAATCTGGCTGCTGTGGCCCTTTTCTATGTCTTAACCAGTGAT GGTCAGGATGAGCATCTCCTGGAATCACCTAGTTGCATTCGGTTTCTAATTAAACTTTTGAAGCCAGTCATTCCCACTgctaaagaaaacaaaacaggGAAAGTGGGCTCTAAGCTTTTGGCATTACGCAAGGGAGCCGACATGTCACGGGATACAACTAAAATGTTGGATTCAAGCTCTGCTGCCATTATTTCCAAAGTTGAGGAAATTCTTGTTAGTTGCAAGGAAATGAAGTCAAGACATGGGGATGATAGTGGTTTAAGAAGGCCAGAGTTAATACCAAAATGGATAGCTTTGTTGACTTTGGAGAAAGCTTGTTTGTCTAAAATTTCTCTTGAAG ATACAACTGGTACAGTAAGGAAAACTGGGGGCAATTTCAAGGAGAAACTGAGAGAGCTTGGAGGACTTGATGCTGTCTTTGAAGTGGCCATGGAGTGCCATTCTGTTATGGAG GTTAGGGTAAAGCAGAGTTTACCTTCACCTCATATTGAAGATAAAAAGGATGTGCAGAGCCTGGTGCTGCTTTCGAAATGTTTGAAAATCATGGAAAATGCGGCATTCCTCAGCAGTGACAATCAG AGTCATCTGCTAGAAATGAAAGGCCAATTGAACTCTGATGGATGTCGACTATCTTTTACGAGGCTTGTCATAAGTGTAATCAAGATTCTCTCAG GGCTTTATCTTAAGAGTTCTTCTGCATCATCCAGTACTGAAAGGGCTTTTAGTAATTCTAAAGCAAGGGTTGACACTGATGAATTGGCTCTGGCTGCAGATTGTAAAG TGGGTAGGCATGATGTTATCTCTGTCAATTCATCTGAAAAGTCCTCTAGCTTGGAGTGGTCCTTCTCTGAAAAGAGCTTCAATATATCTCAGAGTGATCCAGGGCCCTCCACTCATTGTTTGGGTCGTTCTGTATCCAGTTTTCGAAGTACACCTACGTCCACCAATGATAGTTACTTACTGAAGATGAGAATCCATTCTTCCTTGTCCAGCTCAAGTAGTGGGAAATTAGGAAGTTCAGATGATGGAATACCTGTGACAAGCAATGGGTCAGGGACTCTTTGTGAGAGACCTGATGATACAAAAGCTGGTAAATGGCAACTTTTAGAGGATAGTCAGGATCCTTATGCATTcggtgaagatgattttgtgCCTTCAAAGTGGGACTTACTATCTCGGAAACAAAAGATACCCCGAACTAAAAAACATGAGAAACTTGGGCTAAGAAATGGAGAAATCCAAGATGAGCATCAATTCCAATTTACAATTAGCCAACAAGAATCAAGTAATGGGGAAATTTGCCAGACGGAATTTACCAATGAAGAATATCGTCATTCTAATGCAACTTCTGGTTCTCAAAGTGCTGAAGAAGAATATTCCAGCCTTCTATCAGACTGCCTTCTTGCTGCTGTGAAG GTTTTGATGAATTTAACAAATGACAACCCTCTCGGCTGTCAGCAAATTGCTGCCTCTGGGGCCCTAGAGACCTTGTCTACATTGATTGCGAGTCACTTCCCTTCATTCTGCTCATATTTGCCTCGTGTCAGTGAAATGGAAGAGAATTCTCTTAGTTTAGAACTTCATGACCGGAACGACAGACCTCTTACTGATCCAGAGTTGGATTTCCTTGTAGCAATACTGGGTCTGCTTGTGAACCTAGTAGAGAAGGATGAACACAACAG ATCACGGCTTGCAGCGGCTTCTGTTTTCGTACCAAATTCAGAAGGGTTAGCAGAGAAGAGTCAAATGGCTGTAATTCCACTGCTATGTGCCATCTTCCTCGCAAACCAAGGAGAAGATGATGCAGCTGGGGAAGTTCTGCCTTGG AATGACGAGGCTGCTGTGctacaagaagagaaagaagcgGAGAAGATGATTTTAGAAGCCTACGCAGCTCTACTACTTGCATTTCTTTCTACTGAAAG TAAGAGCACACGAAATGCAATTGCTGATTGTCTCCCAAATCACAGCCTGGCAATTCTGGTACCTGTGTTGGAGAGATTTGTG GCATTTCATTTTACACTAAACATGATTTCTCCAGAGACTCATAAAGCTGTGGTTGAAGTGATTGAATCATGTCGGATACCGTGA
- the LOC18596886 gene encoding bifunctional epoxide hydrolase 2, whose amino-acid sequence MEQIQHNFVTVRGLKFHVAEMGTGSNVVVFLHGFPEIWYTWRHQMVAVADAGFRAIAPDYRGYGLSDIPPEPERTSFADIVSDLVAILDHLGVNKVFLVGKDFGVWPAYHVALLHPDRVSAVITLGVPYLPPEPPKFHQSLPEGFYISRWREPGRAEADFGRFDAKTVVRNIYILFSRSEIPIAAENQEIMDLVDASTPLPPWFTEEDLAAYGALYEKSGFRTALQVPYRSFEEDFGITDPIVKVPALLIMGCKDYVFKFPGIEEYIKFGKAQELVPGLDIIYLPEGTHFVQEQSPELVNELILDFLKSHI is encoded by the exons ATGGAGCAAATCCAGCACAACTTCGTCACCGTACGAGGTCTGAAGTTTCACGTTGCTGAAATGGGGACAg GTTCTAACGTCGTGGTGTTCTTACACGGATTCCCGGAGATATGGTACACGTGGCGACACCAGATGGTTGCTGTGGCCGATGCTGGGTTTCGGGCCATTGCACCCGATTACAGAGGCTACGGACTATCCGACATACCACCCGAACCCGAAAGGACCTCCTTTGCTGACATCGTTTCCGACCTTGTTGCTATCTTAGACCACCTCGGAGTCAATAAG GTTTTTCTTGTTGGAAAGGATTTTGGAGTCTGGCCTGCTTACCACGTTGCCCTTCTCCACCCCGATAGAGTCTCTGCTGTTATAACACTGGGAGTGCCATATCTTCCTCCGGAACCTCCGAAGTTTCATCAGTCCCTACCTGAAGGTTTCTACATATCAAGATGGAGG GAACCTGGACGCGCAGAGGCTGACTTTGGACGATTTGATGCTAAAACAGTTGTAAGGAACATCTACATACTCTTCTCCAGAAGCGAAATACCAATAGCAGCAGAAAACCAGGAGATCATGGATTTGGTGGATGCTTCTACTCCTCTCCCACCTTGGTTCACGGAGGAAGATCTTGCAGCATATGGAGCTTTATATGAGAAATCTGGATTTAGGACTGCATTACAAGTTCCATACAG gtCCTTTGAAGAAGATTTTGGCATAACAGATCCAATAGTTAAAGTTCCCGCGTTACTGATTATGGGTTGCAAGGATTATGTCTTCAAATTTCCTGGGATAGAGGAATACATAAAGTTCGGAAAGGCACAAGAGCTTGTACCTGGTTTGGATATCATATATTTGCCTGAAGGAACCCATTTTGTTCAGGAGCAGTCACCTGAGCTGGTGAATGAGCTAATCCTTGACTTCCTCAAGAGCCACATTTGA
- the LOC18596885 gene encoding bifunctional epoxide hydrolase 2 — protein sequence MDQIQHKHIDVRGVNLHVAEIGTGSSVVVFLHGFPEIWYSWRHQMIAIAGAGYRAIAPDLRGYGLSGNHPEPEKASFNDFVDDTIAILDSFHIDKAFLIGKDFGSWPVYLLSLFHPTRVIGVVSLGVPFFVPRPQKFRDLPEGFYISRWKEPGRAEADFSRFDVKTVWRNIYILFSRSEIPIAETGKEIMDLVDPSNPFPPWLTNEDLTTYAKAYEKSGFSSPMQVPYTRLPEEFTIENPKVEVPVLLIVGGKDYFLKFPGIEDYITSEKVRDYVAELEIEFLPEGTHFMQEQFPDKVNQLIVNFLDKACSIK from the exons ATGGATCAAATACAGCACAAGCACATTGATGTAAGAGGAGTGAACCTTCACGTTGCTGAGATTGGAACAG GTTCTTCAGTGGTTGTATTTCTACATGGTTTTCCAGAGATATGGTATTCATGGAGACATCAAATGATTGCAATCGCTGGTGCTGGTTACCGTGCAATTGCACCTGATTTGAGGGGATATGGACTATCTGGAAACCACCCAGAACCAGAGAAAGCATCCTTCAACGATTTCGTCGATGACACCATAGCCATTCTTGATTCTTTCCACATCGACAAG GCTTTCCTTATCGGCAAAGACTTTGGGTCGTGGCCTGTTTATCTGCTCTCCCTTTTCCATCCAACAAGGGTTATTGGAGTTGTGTCGTTGGGCGTGCCTTTCTTTGTTCCTCGGCCTCAAAAGTTCCGGGACCTTCCTGAAGGTTTCTACATTTCCAGGTGGAAG GAGCCTGGAAGAGCTGAGGCTGACTTTAGCCGTTTTGATGTAAAAACCGTCTGGCGAAACATCTATATCCTCTTCTCAAGAAGTGAAATTCCTATAGCTGAGACAGGCAAGGAGATTATGGATTTGGTTGATCCATCTAACCCCTTTCCACCATGGTTAACCAATGAAGATTTAACAACGTATGCTAAAGCATATGAAAAATCTGGGTTTAGTTCCCCAATGCAAGTCCCTTACAC GAGACTGCCTGAAGAGTTCACCATCGAAAACCCAAAAGTGGAGGTTCCGGTGCTTCTAATCGTGGGTGGAAAGGACTATTTCCTCAAATTCCCCGGGATTGAAGACTACATAACAAGCGAAAAAGTAAGAGACTATGTAGCTGAATTAGAGATAGAGTTCTTGCCAGAAGGAACACATTTCATGCAAGAGCAGTTCCCAGACAAGGTGAATCAGCTTATTGTCAACTTCCTTGACAAAGCATGTTCCATCAAGTAA